The Roseibaca calidilacus genome has a window encoding:
- the trhA gene encoding PAQR family membrane homeostasis protein TrhA encodes MAWMLAHRDSYSPAETRLDAGIHVAGLVLVGLGVPVLLAIAFVVARQDGDVRPLWACGVYGLALVAMIGASALFNLLREARLAWLYQRLDHSAIFLKIAGSYTPLTFIPGHGIGLATALWLTACAGVALKLYSPVRFRALGLALYLGMGWAGVMILPQLWGSLPPASLALILAGGAVYTLGVVFYLATRLRYHYAIWHVCVLVASLMIYAAILGLLVARWGQLAEI; translated from the coding sequence ATGGCTTGGATGCTTGCCCATCGTGACAGTTATTCGCCCGCCGAAACCCGGCTGGATGCCGGCATTCATGTTGCGGGGCTTGTGCTGGTGGGGTTGGGCGTGCCGGTGCTGTTGGCGATTGCCTTCGTGGTTGCGCGGCAAGATGGCGATGTGCGCCCGCTATGGGCCTGCGGTGTTTACGGGCTGGCGCTGGTAGCGATGATCGGGGCTTCGGCGCTGTTCAACCTGCTGCGCGAGGCGCGGCTGGCTTGGCTGTATCAACGGTTGGACCACAGCGCGATTTTCCTGAAAATTGCAGGCAGCTACACGCCGCTGACCTTCATTCCCGGCCACGGCATTGGCCTTGCGACGGCGCTTTGGCTGACGGCTTGCGCCGGTGTGGCGCTCAAGCTCTACTCTCCGGTGCGGTTCCGCGCGCTGGGGCTGGCGCTGTATCTGGGCATGGGCTGGGCCGGGGTCATGATCCTGCCGCAGCTTTGGGGCAGTCTGCCGCCTGCCAGCCTTGCGCTGATCCTTGCAGGCGGGGCGGTCTATACCTTGGGCGTTGTGTTCTATCTGGCCACGCGGCTGCGCTACCATTACGCGATCTGGCATGTCTGCGTTCTGGTGGCCAGCCTGATGATCTATGCCGCCATTCTGGGGCTGCTGGTCGCGCGTTGGGGGCAGTTGGCAGAAATTTGA
- a CDS encoding ribonuclease D, whose protein sequence is MTIHLHKDDLPDGLDMGAVVAIDCEAMGLHPHRDRLCVVQLSGGDGDAHLVQVSLPIKPAPNLCRLLADPDVLKLFHFGRFDIALLAHSYGVTCAPVYCTKIASKLVRTYTDRHGLKYLLSELLGVDISKQQQSSDWGAEVLSDAQQTYAASDVLHLHRLREALDAMLVREGRRDLAQACFDFLPTRATLDIAGWPDIDIFAH, encoded by the coding sequence ATGACGATACATCTTCACAAGGACGATCTGCCCGATGGGCTGGACATGGGCGCGGTCGTGGCCATTGATTGCGAGGCCATGGGGCTGCATCCGCATCGTGACCGGCTTTGCGTGGTGCAATTGTCGGGCGGGGATGGCGATGCGCATCTGGTGCAGGTGTCGCTGCCCATCAAGCCCGCGCCAAACCTGTGCCGCTTGCTGGCCGATCCGGACGTGCTGAAACTGTTTCATTTCGGGCGGTTCGACATTGCGCTGCTGGCGCATAGCTATGGCGTGACCTGCGCGCCGGTCTATTGCACCAAGATCGCATCGAAATTGGTGCGCACCTATACCGACCGGCACGGGCTGAAATACCTTCTGTCCGAATTGCTGGGCGTCGATATCTCCAAGCAGCAGCAAAGCTCTGACTGGGGGGCAGAAGTGCTGAGCGACGCGCAACAGACATATGCGGCGTCTGATGTGCTGCATTTGCACCGGCTGCGCGAGGCGCTGGATGCCATGCTGGTGCGAGAGGGCCGCCGCGATCTGGCACAGGCTTGTTTCGACTTTCTGCCAACCCGTGCCACGCTGGATATTGCCGGCTGGCCCGACATCGACATTTTCGCGCATTGA
- a CDS encoding LptA/OstA family protein: MTSLAPMAVAQGTSLSFEGLNAVRGKPVEVRSDKLTVDNSSGTTTFSGNAVLGQGDMRLAAQTITVVYIRGDDTRISRLEASGGVTLVTAVEAAEALEAVYDIDAGTVRMTGSVILTQGPNVLSGDRLTVNLRSGQGQLDGRVRTIIQTDR, encoded by the coding sequence ATGACAAGCCTTGCCCCGATGGCCGTGGCGCAGGGCACAAGCCTGTCTTTTGAAGGGCTGAACGCGGTGCGCGGCAAACCGGTCGAGGTGCGCTCGGACAAGCTGACGGTCGATAACAGCAGCGGCACAACCACGTTTTCCGGCAATGCCGTGCTGGGACAGGGCGACATGCGGCTGGCGGCGCAGACCATTACGGTGGTCTATATTCGCGGCGACGACACGCGCATTTCGCGGCTGGAAGCATCGGGCGGGGTGACCCTTGTCACTGCGGTCGAAGCGGCAGAGGCGCTTGAAGCCGTTTATGACATAGACGCAGGCACCGTGCGGATGACCGGGTCGGTGATCCTGACGCAAGGCCCCAATGTGCTGTCGGGCGACCGTCTGACGGTCAATCTGCGCAGCGGACAGGGCCAGCTTGATGGCCGCGTGCGCACCATCATCCAGACAGACCGTTAA
- the lptB gene encoding LPS export ABC transporter ATP-binding protein — protein MDGQYGHDALEVSQLQKSYGKRLILRDISLHVHPGEVVALLGPNGSGKTTCFYCIAGIVKHEGGSVHLNGADATGLPLFRRARMGLGYLPQEMSIFRGLSVAQNILSVLEIRLRDKAARADALDHLLTEFSITHLRDAPALALSGGERRRVEIARALAANPRYVLLDEPFAGVDPIAVGEIRALVADLKTRGLGVLITDHNVRETLAIVDRAYILHDGRVLRAGTPAEVVADEDVRRVYLGQDFRLDSPDGFD, from the coding sequence ATGGACGGGCAATACGGGCATGACGCGCTGGAAGTGTCTCAGCTTCAGAAAAGCTATGGCAAACGGCTGATCCTGCGCGATATCTCGTTGCATGTTCACCCCGGAGAGGTGGTCGCCCTGCTTGGCCCCAATGGCAGCGGCAAGACCACCTGTTTCTATTGCATTGCCGGGATCGTGAAACACGAAGGCGGCTCTGTGCACCTGAACGGCGCAGATGCGACCGGGCTGCCGCTGTTTCGCCGCGCGCGGATGGGGCTGGGCTACCTGCCGCAGGAAATGAGCATCTTTCGCGGCCTGAGCGTGGCGCAAAACATCCTGTCAGTGCTGGAAATCCGGCTGCGTGACAAAGCCGCGCGCGCGGATGCGCTGGACCATTTGCTGACCGAATTCTCGATCACGCATCTGCGCGATGCGCCCGCCCTTGCCTTGTCAGGCGGCGAGCGGCGTCGGGTCGAGATCGCCCGCGCGCTGGCCGCCAATCCGCGCTATGTTCTGCTGGACGAGCCATTCGCAGGCGTTGACCCGATCGCGGTGGGTGAAATCCGCGCGCTGGTCGCCGATCTGAAAACGCGCGGGCTGGGGGTGCTGATTACCGACCACAATGTGCGCGAAACCCTCGCCATCGTGGACCGCGCCTATATTCTGCACGACGGTCGCGTGCTGCGCGCCGGCACACCCGCCGAAGTTGTGGCCGATGAAGACGTGCGCCGCGTCTATCTGGGCCAAGATTTCCGGTTGGACAGTCCCGATGGCTTTGACTGA
- the hpf gene encoding ribosome hibernation-promoting factor, HPF/YfiA family — protein sequence MRYQISGKQIDIGDALQTHVKAEFGELVEKYQQRPTEAVVVFSRDAHNMVCEATLHLSTGLTAQARGQSGEIYAAFESCREKLDKQLRRYKRRLKDHHRERTTPVEFGGASSYVLASSDDESADEPDTLQPIIIAEMETKIPSLSAGEAVMQMELAHAPVLVFRNERHGGLNVVYRRDDGNVGWVDPQQQ from the coding sequence ATGCGCTACCAGATCAGCGGCAAGCAAATCGACATCGGAGATGCGCTGCAAACCCATGTGAAAGCGGAATTCGGCGAATTGGTTGAAAAATACCAGCAGCGCCCGACCGAAGCCGTGGTGGTGTTTTCCCGCGATGCGCATAACATGGTCTGCGAAGCCACGCTGCATCTGTCGACCGGGCTGACAGCGCAGGCGCGCGGGCAGTCCGGCGAGATTTACGCCGCCTTCGAATCATGCCGCGAAAAGCTGGACAAGCAGCTGCGCCGCTACAAGCGCCGCCTGAAAGACCACCACCGCGAGCGCACGACCCCGGTTGAGTTTGGCGGCGCGTCATCGTATGTGCTGGCCTCAAGCGATGACGAATCGGCGGATGAGCCTGACACGTTGCAACCGATCATTATTGCCGAGATGGAGACCAAGATTCCCTCCCTCTCTGCCGGGGAAGCCGTGATGCAGATGGAACTTGCCCATGCGCCCGTTCTGGTGTTTCGCAACGAACGCCATGGCGGCCTGAACGTGGTCTACCGTCGGGATGACGGCAATGTCGGCTGGGTTGACCCGCAGCAACAATAA
- a CDS encoding PTS sugar transporter subunit IIA: MQMSQLLDAEALRVIGSATSKKRLFQTLGEMAHTVYGLNASAVVEALQERESLGPTGVGHGVALPHARLDGLDRVLGVFLKLDRPLDYGSVDKSPVDLVFALLAPRDAGVDHLKALAFVSRTLRNPAVCEKLRANDEPAKFIEILSSEGVTKAA; the protein is encoded by the coding sequence ATGCAGATGTCACAGCTTCTGGATGCAGAGGCCCTGCGCGTGATCGGATCGGCCACCAGCAAAAAACGCCTGTTCCAAACCTTGGGAGAGATGGCGCACACGGTCTATGGTCTGAACGCAAGCGCCGTGGTCGAGGCCTTGCAGGAACGCGAAAGCCTTGGCCCCACGGGTGTCGGCCATGGCGTGGCGCTGCCCCATGCCCGGCTGGACGGGCTGGACCGGGTGCTGGGCGTGTTTCTGAAGCTGGACCGCCCGCTGGATTACGGTTCGGTCGACAAAAGCCCGGTCGATCTGGTCTTTGCACTGCTTGCCCCGCGCGATGCCGGGGTGGACCACCTGAAAGCGCTGGCGTTTGTGTCGCGCACCCTGCGCAACCCAGCGGTGTGCGAAAAACTGCGCGCTAATGACGAGCCTGCGAAATTCATCGAGATCTTGTCGAGCGAAGGCGTGACGAAGGCGGCGTGA
- the rpsA gene encoding 30S ribosomal protein S1, translated as MCAKATMEDFEAMLNESLEMDTPAEGSVVTGKVIAIEAGQAIIDVGYKMEGRVELKEFANPGEAPNVAVGDEVEVFLERVENARGEAVVSRDKARREAAWDKLEKAYADESRVEGAIFGRVKGGFTVDLGGAVAFLPGSQVDVRPVRDAGPLMGLKQPFQILKMDRRRGNIVVSRRAILEESRAEQRAEVIAKLAEGQTVDGVVKNITEYGAFVDLGGVDGLLHVTDMAWRRVNHPSEVVTIGESIKVQVIKINKDTHRISLGIKQLQADPWDSVERDYPLESVHMGRVTNITDYGAFVELEAGVEGLVHVSEMSWTKKNVHPGKIVSTSQEVEVMVLEIDSAKRRVSLGLKQTLRNPWEQFAESNPTGTQIEGEVKNITEFGLFVGLEGDIDGMVHLSDLSWDQRGEDAIQNYRKGDIVQAVVSEVDVEKERISLSIKALANDNFSEAVEGVKRGSIVTCEVTSIEDGGIEVIYNDMKAFIRRSDLARDRADQRPERFQVGDKVDARVTSVDAKTRRLGLSIKAREIAEEKEAVEQFGSSDAGASLGDILGAALKDRD; from the coding sequence ATGTGCGCTAAAGCAACCATGGAAGACTTCGAGGCAATGCTCAACGAGAGCCTCGAAATGGACACGCCCGCTGAAGGCAGTGTCGTGACCGGCAAGGTCATCGCTATCGAGGCCGGACAGGCCATCATCGATGTCGGCTACAAGATGGAAGGCCGCGTCGAACTGAAAGAATTCGCAAATCCGGGTGAAGCCCCCAATGTCGCCGTTGGTGACGAGGTTGAGGTGTTCCTGGAGCGTGTCGAGAATGCCCGCGGCGAAGCCGTGGTCAGCCGCGACAAGGCCCGCCGCGAAGCCGCGTGGGACAAGCTGGAAAAAGCCTATGCCGACGAATCCCGCGTCGAAGGCGCGATCTTCGGGCGCGTCAAGGGTGGCTTCACCGTCGATCTGGGCGGTGCCGTGGCCTTCCTGCCCGGCTCTCAGGTCGATGTGCGCCCCGTGCGCGACGCAGGCCCGCTGATGGGTCTGAAGCAGCCTTTCCAGATTTTGAAAATGGACCGTCGCCGCGGCAATATCGTCGTGTCGCGCCGCGCCATCCTGGAAGAAAGCCGCGCCGAACAGCGCGCCGAAGTCATTGCCAAGCTGGCCGAAGGTCAGACCGTGGACGGTGTGGTCAAGAACATCACCGAATATGGCGCATTCGTGGATCTGGGCGGCGTTGACGGTCTGCTGCACGTCACCGACATGGCATGGCGCCGCGTCAACCACCCGTCCGAGGTTGTCACCATCGGCGAATCGATCAAGGTGCAGGTCATCAAGATCAACAAGGACACGCACCGCATTTCGCTGGGCATCAAGCAGTTGCAGGCCGATCCGTGGGATTCGGTCGAGCGCGATTACCCGCTGGAATCCGTCCATATGGGCCGCGTGACCAACATCACCGATTACGGCGCATTCGTCGAACTGGAAGCCGGTGTCGAAGGTCTGGTCCATGTCTCGGAAATGAGCTGGACCAAGAAGAACGTGCATCCCGGCAAGATCGTTTCCACCTCTCAGGAAGTGGAAGTCATGGTGCTTGAAATCGACAGCGCCAAGCGCCGCGTGTCGCTGGGCCTAAAGCAGACTCTGCGCAACCCGTGGGAGCAGTTCGCCGAAAGCAACCCGACCGGCACCCAGATCGAGGGCGAGGTCAAGAACATCACCGAATTCGGTCTGTTCGTGGGGCTGGAGGGCGATATCGACGGCATGGTGCACCTGTCCGACCTAAGCTGGGACCAGCGCGGCGAGGATGCGATCCAGAACTACCGCAAGGGCGATATCGTTCAGGCGGTCGTGTCCGAGGTCGATGTCGAGAAAGAGCGCATTTCGCTCTCCATCAAGGCACTGGCCAATGACAACTTCTCGGAAGCTGTCGAAGGCGTGAAGCGCGGCTCGATCGTGACCTGCGAAGTCACCTCTATCGAGGATGGCGGCATCGAGGTCATCTATAACGATATGAAAGCCTTCATCCGCCGCTCCGACCTGGCCCGCGACCGTGCCGACCAGCGCCCGGAACGCTTCCAGGTGGGTGACAAGGTTGATGCGCGTGTGACCTCGGTCGACGCCAAGACCCGCCGTCTGGGCCTGTCGATCAAGGCGCGCGAGATCGCGGAAGAGAAAGAGGCCGTGGAACAGTTCGGATCGTCCGACGCAGGCGCAAGCCTGGGCGATATCCTGGGCGCCGCGCTCAAGGACCGCGACTGA
- the rlmJ gene encoding 23S rRNA (adenine(2030)-N(6))-methyltransferase RlmJ, with protein sequence MLSYQHLFHAGNPADVHKHALLAWLLAYMTAKDKPLSYIETHAGRGLYDLDAPQAVKTGEAAAGITRAQALFAPAHPYIRALAATRAAHGAAAYPGSPLIAAHALRAMDRITLAELHPQEYDALSRNMAGQGARVYKRDGLDMAVAICPPTPRRGVLMVDPSYEVKSDYATLPRVLGQIARKWNVGVLVLWYPILRDGPHDALTAALRAEMPEIACFEARFQPARPGHRMIGSGMAVLRAPWGMAEEATRIAGFLQNL encoded by the coding sequence ATGTTGTCGTATCAACACCTGTTTCATGCGGGCAACCCGGCCGATGTGCACAAACACGCGCTGCTGGCGTGGTTGCTGGCCTATATGACCGCCAAGGACAAACCGCTCAGCTATATCGAAACCCATGCCGGGCGGGGGCTATACGACCTTGACGCGCCGCAAGCGGTCAAGACGGGCGAGGCAGCCGCGGGGATCACCCGTGCCCAAGCGCTGTTTGCACCAGCTCATCCCTATATCCGCGCGCTGGCGGCGACCCGCGCGGCGCATGGCGCCGCCGCCTATCCCGGCTCTCCGCTGATTGCCGCGCATGCTCTGCGCGCGATGGACAGAATCACATTGGCAGAACTGCACCCGCAGGAATACGACGCCCTGTCGCGTAACATGGCAGGGCAGGGCGCGCGGGTTTACAAGCGCGACGGGCTGGACATGGCAGTCGCCATCTGCCCGCCCACACCCCGGCGCGGCGTGCTGATGGTGGACCCGTCCTACGAGGTGAAATCGGATTACGCCACGCTGCCCCGCGTGTTGGGCCAGATCGCGCGCAAGTGGAACGTGGGCGTTCTGGTGCTGTGGTATCCCATTTTGCGTGATGGGCCGCATGATGCGCTGACCGCTGCCCTGCGGGCCGAAATGCCCGAGATTGCCTGTTTCGAAGCGCGTTTCCAGCCCGCGCGGCCCGGCCACCGCATGATCGGGTCTGGCATGGCGGTGCTGCGCGCGCCTTGGGGCATGGCCGAAGAAGCCACCCGCATCGCGGGATTTCTGCAAAACCTGTAG
- a CDS encoding (d)CMP kinase, giving the protein MRFTVAIDGPAAAGKGTISRAIAREFGFAHLDTGLLYRAVGMKGGDPVLAARSLSPDDLARDGLRSLAAGEAASRVAVLPEVRAALVAFQRDFARREGGAVLDGRDIGTVICPEAEVKLFVTASAETRARRRWLEAGEDGSYADVLAQVRARDARDMGRADAPLLAAPDAILLDTTEMTVTQAIEAAKAVIATRLAENA; this is encoded by the coding sequence ATGCGCTTTACCGTTGCAATAGACGGCCCTGCAGCCGCAGGAAAAGGCACGATCTCTCGCGCTATCGCGCGCGAGTTCGGGTTTGCGCATCTCGACACGGGTTTGTTGTATCGGGCCGTCGGCATGAAAGGCGGCGACCCGGTTCTGGCAGCGCGCAGCCTGTCGCCTGACGATTTGGCGCGCGACGGGTTGCGCAGCCTTGCCGCAGGAGAGGCCGCAAGCCGCGTGGCGGTCTTGCCGGAAGTGCGCGCAGCACTTGTGGCCTTTCAGCGCGATTTCGCCCGGCGCGAGGGCGGCGCGGTGCTGGATGGGCGCGATATCGGCACGGTTATCTGCCCCGAAGCCGAAGTAAAGCTGTTTGTCACCGCCAGCGCCGAGACGCGCGCGCGGCGTCGTTGGCTGGAAGCGGGCGAAGATGGCAGCTACGCGGACGTGCTCGCGCAGGTTCGTGCCCGCGATGCCCGCGATATGGGACGGGCCGATGCGCCGTTACTTGCGGCGCCGGATGCGATCTTGCTGGACACGACCGAGATGACGGTCACGCAGGCAATCGAGGCGGCGAAAGCCGTGATCGCCACGCGCCTGGCAGAGAATGCATGA
- a CDS encoding glycosyltransferase 61 family protein, whose translation MHPTRLVGWTPETMSAGIQGPDGQFLPQTRLTRVFQDGSRYATLDPAPVVQVADSHARGLYAGILDHRFGHFLLESLSRLHDRDHAPDYPLIWSARADQATHGFLPWQAELLSILGVAGPHVFVVEPCHVGDLRLSVPGYVIQHEFTAPQRSFLAKVPWRPEPGRRTWLSRGIQSRRFLPGMAEFEERLASEGWTIIAPETLSVSEQLAIYARSERIAGPVGSAFHALILMRDAEGLPVDLFVPEPYGSEERMNQNYVTIARAKGFAQRTHFIPHAQMIAAQGINAARFGSMLSDCLFSA comes from the coding sequence GTGCACCCGACCCGTCTTGTCGGCTGGACGCCGGAAACTATGAGCGCGGGTATCCAAGGGCCGGACGGCCAGTTCCTGCCGCAGACGCGGCTGACGCGCGTATTCCAGGACGGATCGCGCTACGCCACGCTCGACCCTGCGCCGGTCGTCCAAGTCGCCGATTCACACGCGCGCGGGTTGTACGCTGGGATTCTCGATCATCGGTTCGGCCATTTCCTGCTGGAAAGCCTGAGCCGTCTGCACGATCGCGACCATGCCCCCGACTACCCGCTGATCTGGTCGGCCCGTGCCGATCAGGCGACGCATGGGTTTCTGCCTTGGCAGGCTGAGCTACTAAGCATTCTCGGCGTGGCAGGGCCGCATGTCTTCGTTGTGGAGCCGTGCCACGTGGGCGACCTGCGGCTTTCGGTGCCCGGCTACGTCATCCAGCACGAGTTCACCGCGCCACAGCGCAGTTTCCTCGCGAAAGTCCCATGGCGTCCAGAACCCGGACGTCGCACGTGGCTATCGCGCGGGATACAGTCACGGCGATTCCTGCCCGGCATGGCGGAATTCGAGGAGCGGCTAGCCTCTGAGGGATGGACTATAATCGCGCCCGAGACCTTGTCAGTTTCCGAACAACTGGCGATTTATGCGCGGTCCGAACGTATCGCCGGTCCCGTGGGTTCGGCTTTTCATGCGCTAATTCTAATGCGCGATGCCGAAGGTCTGCCGGTGGACCTGTTCGTCCCCGAGCCCTACGGGTCCGAAGAGCGCATGAACCAAAACTACGTCACCATCGCGCGGGCAAAAGGCTTTGCGCAAAGAACACATTTCATACCCCATGCGCAGATGATAGCCGCTCAGGGTATCAATGCCGCACGGTTCGGGTCCATGCTGTCGGATTGCCTATTCTCGGCGTGA
- the moaA gene encoding GTP 3',8-cyclase MoaA produces MTAPLIDPFARPISYLRVSVTDRCDFRCVYCMAENMTFLPKKELLTLEELDRMCSTFIRLGVKKLRITGGEPLVRKGIMTFFRDMRRHLDSGALKELTLTTNGSQLRKFAAELADCGVRRINISLDTLDDRKFAEVTRWGKLAQVMDGIDAAQEAGLRVKLNAVALKGFNEAELFTLTEFCARRDMDLTWIEVMPMGDLGNEDRLDQYWPLSDLRKRLAERYTLSDLAERSGGPARYVRLEETGQKIGFITPLTHNFCESCNRVRLTCTGELYMCLGQEDMADLRAPLRASASDAPLEAAIRAAISRKPKGHDFDYSRQAVDGQMTRHMSHTGG; encoded by the coding sequence ATGACAGCCCCTTTGATCGACCCGTTCGCCCGTCCCATCTCTTATTTGCGCGTGTCCGTGACGGACCGCTGCGATTTTCGATGTGTCTATTGCATGGCCGAGAACATGACCTTTCTGCCCAAGAAGGAATTGTTGACGCTGGAAGAACTGGACCGGATGTGTTCGACCTTCATCCGGCTTGGGGTGAAAAAGCTGCGCATCACCGGGGGTGAACCGCTGGTGCGCAAGGGGATCATGACGTTTTTTCGCGATATGCGGCGGCATCTGGACAGTGGCGCGTTGAAAGAACTGACGCTGACCACCAATGGCAGCCAGCTGCGCAAATTCGCGGCTGAGCTTGCCGATTGCGGCGTGCGGCGTATCAACATCTCGCTTGACACGTTGGATGATCGCAAATTCGCCGAGGTTACGCGCTGGGGCAAGCTGGCACAGGTGATGGACGGGATCGACGCCGCGCAGGAAGCGGGGCTGCGTGTGAAGCTGAACGCGGTGGCACTGAAAGGCTTTAACGAAGCAGAGCTGTTCACCCTGACCGAATTTTGCGCGCGCCGCGACATGGACCTGACTTGGATAGAGGTCATGCCCATGGGCGATCTGGGCAACGAGGACCGGCTGGACCAGTATTGGCCGCTGTCGGACCTGCGCAAGCGGTTGGCCGAGCGCTACACGCTGAGCGATCTGGCAGAGCGCTCTGGCGGGCCTGCGCGCTATGTCCGGCTGGAGGAAACGGGCCAGAAAATCGGCTTTATCACGCCGCTTACGCATAATTTCTGCGAAAGCTGCAACCGCGTGCGGCTGACCTGCACCGGGGAATTGTATATGTGCCTTGGGCAAGAGGACATGGCCGACCTGCGTGCGCCCTTGCGGGCCAGCGCCAGTGACGCGCCCTTGGAAGCCGCCATCCGCGCCGCGATCAGCCGCAAACCCAAAGGCCATGATTTTGACTATTCGCGCCAAGCCGTGGACGGGCAAATGACCCGCCACATGAGCCATACGGGCGGTTGA
- a CDS encoding D-galactarate dehydratase codes for MKLVVLLCCAGAIMAGCELSPLGGFGTGTPPDAPRVAVASPDGDTPRPEARPDGSRDMPDTPGNAGAAALGTTLASLGSPTEQGLWLRTGLVTRVEPGRVVRTDGGGALRVELRPSGAPPGAGSQLSLAAFRALDVPLTQLLPLEVFAE; via the coding sequence ATGAAACTTGTTGTCCTTCTATGCTGTGCGGGTGCTATCATGGCCGGGTGCGAACTTTCGCCCTTGGGCGGCTTTGGCACAGGCACGCCGCCAGATGCGCCACGCGTCGCCGTGGCAAGCCCCGATGGCGATACGCCACGCCCCGAAGCACGCCCGGACGGGTCGCGCGACATGCCTGACACACCGGGCAACGCAGGGGCGGCAGCTTTGGGGACCACGCTGGCCAGCCTTGGCAGCCCGACCGAACAGGGCCTATGGCTGCGCACCGGGCTGGTGACACGCGTAGAACCGGGCCGCGTGGTGCGGACAGATGGCGGCGGCGCGCTGCGGGTGGAATTGCGCCCCTCTGGCGCGCCCCCCGGCGCAGGCAGTCAGTTGTCGCTGGCCGCATTCCGGGCATTGGACGTGCCGTTGACACAGCTACTGCCGCTAGAGGTCTTTGCCGAGTAG
- a CDS encoding TIGR00282 family metallophosphoesterase — translation MKLLFLGDVMGRAGRAALTGWLPVLRTAWALDFVVVNGENATGGAGLSPEHAKALLAAGADCLTLGDHAFDQRAMREYCAQEPRIIRPLNIAKSGAPGHGAHVFTDARGRRVLVAQALGQVFMKQPYSDPFSAVDPVLRAHPPGGMVQASLIDIHCEATSEKTAMGHWCDGRASVVVGTHTHIPTADAQILPGGTAYQSDAGMCGDYDSVIGMKKDEPMRRFITGMARTRFEPAMGEATLCGLYVETDDATGRATRAQMVRAGGRLAASGPASVELPPLAQGAG, via the coding sequence ATGAAACTGCTTTTTCTTGGCGATGTGATGGGCCGGGCGGGCCGCGCTGCACTCACCGGCTGGCTGCCGGTGCTGCGCACGGCATGGGCGCTCGATTTCGTGGTGGTCAATGGCGAGAATGCGACGGGCGGCGCGGGCCTGTCGCCCGAGCACGCCAAGGCGCTGCTTGCCGCCGGCGCGGATTGCCTGACACTGGGTGACCACGCTTTCGACCAACGCGCCATGCGCGAATACTGCGCGCAGGAACCGCGCATTATTCGGCCGCTGAACATTGCCAAATCCGGAGCGCCCGGCCATGGCGCGCATGTGTTCACCGATGCGCGCGGGCGGCGGGTGCTGGTGGCGCAGGCCTTGGGGCAGGTGTTCATGAAACAACCCTATTCCGACCCGTTTTCGGCGGTGGACCCGGTTCTGCGCGCCCACCCGCCCGGCGGCATGGTGCAGGCCAGCCTGATCGACATTCATTGCGAGGCCACATCCGAGAAGACCGCCATGGGCCATTGGTGCGACGGGCGCGCCAGTGTGGTGGTGGGCACGCATACCCATATCCCGACGGCAGATGCGCAGATTCTGCCCGGCGGCACGGCGTATCAGTCGGATGCTGGCATGTGTGGCGACTACGATTCGGTCATTGGCATGAAGAAAGACGAACCCATGCGCCGCTTCATCACCGGCATGGCGCGCACCCGGTTCGAGCCGGCCATGGGCGAGGCCACGCTCTGCGGTCTATATGTCGAAACCGACGACGCGACCGGACGCGCCACGCGCGCCCAGATGGTGCGGGCGGGCGGGCGGCTGGCCGCCTCTGGCCCCGCCTCGGTAGAACTGCCGCCCCTAGCCCAAGGCGCGGGCTGA